A genomic window from Coccinella septempunctata chromosome 9, icCocSept1.1, whole genome shotgun sequence includes:
- the LOC123320956 gene encoding uncharacterized protein LOC123320956 yields MSRGRGAKVLKAYLCLFVCFTTKALHLELVSDLSSEAFLAALKRFIARRGRCNRLFSDGGTNFKGAQRELLNNMKYAAEAEKMDWDFNPPSAPHFGGLWEIGIKSVKTHLYKLVGDQVLTYEELYTVFVQIEAVLNSRPLCPLSTDPNDLSVLTPGHFLTLAPLSDLPEPDLSNLSMNRLSRWQLLTRLHQDFWKRWHVEYLNTLQQRTKWFTPADSQLSIGQLVLIKDEQQPPRRWRTARVVDVHLGKDGIARVATGRTSSGILQRPLVKLCPLPGQS; encoded by the coding sequence ATGTCCAGAGGTAGAGGTGCAAAGGTTCTCAAGGCATATCTCTGTCTTTTTGTGTGTTTCACGACAAAAGCACTGCATCTGGAACTCGTTTCAGATTTGTCTAGTGAAGCCTTTCTGGCTGCTCTGAAACGTTTTATTGCTCGCAGAGGTAGATGCAATAGGTTATTTAGTGACGGTGGTACTAATTTCAAAGGTGCTCAACGAGAACTTCTCAATAATATGAAGTACGCCGCAGAAGCTGAGAAGATGGATTGGGATTTTAATCCTCCTTCAGCTCCTCATTTCGGAGGGTTGTGGGAAATCGGAATCAAATCCGTTAAAACGCATCTCTACAAGTTAGTTGGTGATCAGGTGCTTACCTACGAAGAGTTGTATACTGTGTTCGTTCAAATAGAAGCGGTATTAAATTCACGGCCACTTTGTCCTTTGAGTACAGATCCAAATGACCTATCTGTGCTCACTCCAGGTCATTTTCTTACCCTCGCTCCTCTTTCCGACCTTCCTGAACCTGATCTATCCAATTTATCCATGAACAGATTATCCAGATGGCAACTGCTAACTCGGTTACATCAGGATTTTTGGAAACGGTGGCATGTTGAATACCTAAATACTTTGCAACAACGAACAAAATGGTTTACACCAGCCGATTCTCAGTTATCTATAGGACAACTTGTATTGATCAAGGATGAACAGCAACCTCCTCGACGTTGGCGTACAGCTCGCGTGGTTGATGTTCATCTGGGTAAGGACGGTATAGCACGAGTGGCTACTGGTCGCACTTCTAGCGGTATTCTGCAAAGACCGTTGGTCAAATTATGTCCTCTCCCAGGACAATCATAA
- the LOC123320150 gene encoding uncharacterized protein LOC123320150, whose amino-acid sequence MTLPKLELCAALLLAKLLSIVIKSYEGSLKVDEVFAWSDSTVVLHWIRSSPYRWKSFVSNRTAQIQELVPPDRWGYVKSQDNPADCASRGLSPSGLLDHSLWWAGPPWLQSMDPIEKTCGPPIKEIPTDEERQVVLSTFTSLNAFSKEFLVRKFKIFDQIVLSQ is encoded by the exons ATGACTCTACCAAAGTTGGAGCTATGTGCAGCGCTCCTCCTTGCAAAATTGCTTTCTATTGTAATAAAATCTTATGAAGGTTCATTAAAGGTGGATGAGGTATTCGCTTGGTCAGACTCAACCGTAGTACTTCATTGGATTAGATCATCTCCTTACCGCTGGAAAAGTTTCGTGAGTAATCGTACTGCACAAATCCAAGAATTGGTTCCTCCAGATAGATGGGGTTATGTTAAATCCCAAGATAATCCAGCAGATTGTGCATCACGGGGTTTGTCTCCTTCCGGTTTGTTAGACCATTCCTTATGGTGGGCGGGACCTCCATGGCTTCAGTCTATGGATCCGATTGAGAAGACTTGTGGTCCACCAATCAAAGAAATTCCAACTGATGAAGAGCGTCAGGTTGTTCTGAGTACCTTCACTTCAT TAAATGCGTTCAGCAAAGAGTTTTTGGTGAGGAAATTCAAAATCTTCGATCAAATCGTCCTATCACAATGA